In Armatimonadota bacterium, the genomic stretch GAGGTGCTCGTCGTACCCGGCGTATCCGGACTGGGCGGGTTGCGGGACCGTGCCGCGGCGGCGGGTGCCGCGGTGGTCTCGGTCTCCGAGCGGGTGATCCGAGCCCTCGCCGACGTCCAGACGCCTCAGCCCGTGGCGGCGGTGGTGCGGACGCCCCCACCGGTGGCGCTGGACAGCCTCACCTGGTCTCGCCTCGTGGTAGCCGATGGCCTGCAGGACCCCGGCAACCTCGGCAGCTTGATCCGCACCGCCCACGCCGCCGGTTTCGATGCCCTGGCCCTGACCGAAGGCACCGCAGACCCCTTCAACCCCAAGGCCGTCCGCGCCAGCGCCGGCTCGTGCTTCGCGCTGCCGATCGTGCGGACGGAGCCGGACGCGCTCCCGCGCGACGCCCACCTCTGGGTCGCGGACGCAAAGGGGGAGGAAGACTATCGGAGAGTTCGCTTCCGGCTTCCGCTGGTGTTCGTCTTCGGGAGCGAGGGGAGGGGCCCTGCGCATACCTGGGCACGCGCACGCCGCGTACGGATCCCGATCCGCCCCGGTTCGGAGTCGTTGAACGTCACGGCCGCAGCGGCGGTCTTGCTGTTCACCGCCACAGACGTCGACGCCCGAGGGGCCGGCGTTTACGGTCCGGAAGACCGCCTGCTATACTACGGCCACCGGTTGGACCGATCGTGATGCCTGCCGAGGGTCACGGATGATCTGGACCGCGGAGTTCTTCTGGAAGGTGTTCCAGGCGACCGGGGCGGCGTGGGCGTACGTTGTGTACCGCCGGTTGCGGCGGGTGAGCCCGCACGGCACGGCGATCTGGAACTGACGGAACCGGTCAGGTCGGCGGCCGACGGTCGAGGGTGTCTGGCGGCCGTGGGCCGACAGGCACGACGGCGACGACGGAGAGAGTACG encodes the following:
- a CDS encoding RNA methyltransferase — encoded protein: MITSLRNPHVLALRALLRPRERARQGRLVVTGLRLIDAALRYGAHVEEVLVVPGVSGLGGLRDRAAAAGAAVVSVSERVIRALADVQTPQPVAAVVRTPPPVALDSLTWSRLVVADGLQDPGNLGSLIRTAHAAGFDALALTEGTADPFNPKAVRASAGSCFALPIVRTEPDALPRDAHLWVADAKGEEDYRRVRFRLPLVFVFGSEGRGPAHTWARARRVRIPIRPGSESLNVTAAAAVLLFTATDVDARGAGVYGPEDRLLYYGHRLDRS